One genomic window of Wolbachia endosymbiont (group B) of Eucosma cana includes the following:
- the prfB gene encoding peptide chain release factor 2 (programmed frameshift) encodes MKTHPEILEYFQGLNKSISLIRGVFDIEKLKLRLEELDSQASNDNLWQDNQKAQEILKERSKIKHDIESFSKLESDYNDAISLMKSAIDENDEEFFSEVKGELVKLEKLIKLKETESLFTGEADNNNCFLEIHSGAGGTESNDWAEMLMRMYTRWAEIYHNFKVEVVEKLDGDAVGIKSTTIKIIGEKAYGWAKSESGVHRLVRISPFDANGKRHTSFASVGVTPVIEDSIDIVVDEKDLKIDTYRASGAGGQHVNKTESAVRITHIPTGVVAQCQNGRSQHKNKDEALKLLKGRLYQIELEKKEQKMAEEYGKKCDIGWGSQIRSYVMHPYQMVKDLRTGHEVGNINSVFDGNIDCFIVSVLELK; translated from the exons ATGAAAACCCATCCAGAAATCCTTGAATACTTTCAAGGCTTAAATAAAAGTATTTCTCTTATCAGG GGTGTCTTTGACATAGAAAAATTGAAGTTGCGTCTTGAAGAGCTGGATTCTCAAGCATCGAATGATAATCTGTGGCAAGACAATCAAAAAGCACAAGAAATTTTAAAAGAACGCTCTAAAATTAAGCATGACATAGAATCGTTTTCAAAGCTAGAAAGCGATTACAACGATGCTATCAGCTTGATGAAATCTGCTATTGATGAGAATGATGAAGAATTTTTTTCTGAAGTTAAAGGTGAGTTAGTAAAGCTAGAGAAATTAATCAAACTTAAAGAGACAGAATCTTTATTTACTGGTGAAGCAGATAACAATAACTGCTTTTTAGAAATCCACTCAGGAGCTGGTGGAACAGAGAGCAATGATTGGGCTGAGATGCTCATGCGCATGTATACAAGATGGGCAGAAATTTATCACAATTTTAAAGTTGAAGTTGTAGAAAAATTAGATGGTGATGCAGTTGGTATAAAATCTACAACAATAAAGATCATCGGAGAAAAAGCTTACGGGTGGGCAAAAAGCGAAAGTGGAGTTCATAGATTGGTTAGAATATCACCATTTGATGCAAATGGTAAACGTCATACCAGTTTTGCAAGTGTAGGAGTAACTCCAGTGATTGAAGATTCAATAGATATTGTTGTGGATGAAAAGGATTTAAAGATCGACACTTACCGTGCTTCTGGAGCAGGTGGTCAGCATGTAAATAAGACTGAAAGCGCGGTACGTATTACGCATATTCCAACAGGCGTTGTAGCTCAATGCCAAAATGGTCGTTCTCAACATAAAAATAAAGATGAAGCACTTAAACTACTTAAAGGACGTTTATATCAAATTGAATTGGAAAAAAAAGAACAGAAAATGGCCGAAGAATATGGCAAGAAATGCGATATAGGTTGGGGCAGTCAGATCAGATCGTATGTTATGCATCCATATCAAATGGTAAAGGATTTAAGGACTGGACATGAAGTTGGCAATATAAATTCCGTTTTTGATGGCAATATAGATTGTTTCATAGTTAGTGTATTGGAGTTAAAATGA